In Synergistota bacterium, the genomic stretch AAAGGTCTGAGGCCTTTTCCAATGTAGAAAAACCAGGCAAGAATATAAGATTTAGAGCCTCTTTATCGGATAAAGTCTCGAGAGTATCCTCGTTTATTAAACCCTTTTCGTATGCCTTTCTTTTTACAAGCTCAGGATTTATTCCTTTCCCATCATCCTTAACTTCTATAACCACTCTATCTGCTTCCTGCCTAGCTTTAACCAATATAATACCCTCTTCGGGCTTTCCTTTAGCCAGTCTTTCCTCAGGGAGCTCTATCCCGTGATCTAAACTATTACGTATAAGGTGAATTAAAGGCTCATATAAAGCCTCTACAACGCTTTTATCCGCCTCGACATCCTCACCTTCTATCAGAAGCCTAACTTTCTTATTCAGCTTTCGAGATGTATCCCTAACGAACTTCGGAAACTTCTGAAAGAGCATAGAAAAGGGTATCATCCTAATCCGCATTATTGCATCTTGCATCTCCTCTGCTAGTCTATTTATTACACCATAGTAGCTTTTTATCTCCTTAGCAAGCTCTATAGCTCCATAAACGTTTTCTGCTTTCTGAGCCATATAAGGAATAGCATTTTTAGCTACAACAAGCTCTCCAATGAGGTTCATGAACCTGTTAATCTTTTCTTCTTCAACCCTAAGAAACTTCGCAACAAAGCGTTCCTCGCTAGAAGGCTTAATCACTGCCTCTTTAGCCTCTCCAGTCTTAATCTCCTCCTCAAAAGCCTTAACAGTTTCCCTTTCACAAATACCATCTATCCACCTTAAAAGGGGATCTAAGTTATCAACCGACACTTTGCTCGATATACTCTCAAGCTCAGATAAAAGCCTCTTTTCCCCTAAGGCCTCAAGGGAGTTTCTTATTGATATAAAAACTGAAGAAAGTATATTCTTCTTGGCTTCCTCAACCCTAGCTTTTTGAACTTTAGATAAAACAACTTTTTGAGCTTTAAGAATAGATAGAAGCTTATCCCATTCACTGGGAGACAACTTTTCCTTTCCTTTACTGAAAAGGGGTTGCTCCTGAGTTTTTAAACTATAAATTAACCCTTCTATAAGATAATCAGTCTCAGCATAATCCAAAAGCACTTTCATCCACCTCAATGCAGATGCCTCGAAAAGGCCGGGCGAGGAAAACTCTAGAAGACCGTCTATGCTCCTTTTTAAAGCTTCCTTGTTATTAGAATTAATATATCTTATAGCCTCCTCAGAAAACTCTCTATATAGAGGAATATTACTTCTTTCTCCTTCAAGAAATACCAAAGATTCTAACAAAACGGGGATAAATTTAACCTGATCAAGGACATATCGAAAATGTTCAACCAACCTATCCTTATGTGCAGAAGATAAGCCCTCAAAATTAACTATACATCGATACACATCTATAAGGGTTGGATCTCTAGGCTCCTCTCTAAGGTAAACCCTACCCCAGATAAGCTCAGGAAGATTTCTGAAAAGATAGAAGGGATCTTCACCCTTATAGAAACACCCATCTTCTGGAAAATATTGAATAAGAAATAGGTTAGCACCGCTTATTGCTCTTTTGACCGCCTCCATTCTAAAGCTCTCCGGAATGAAAGAAAAATCTAAACTTTCAGATTTAGAAAGTCCCTCTGAAGAGTAAGAAACTTCCCTTTCTAGAACTCCCTCTTTACTACCTTCCCTTTCCATGAATTCTCTTATCTCCTTACACTTCCTTTCTGCCACCCCAGCCAGGGAATCTGAATAGCTCCCATTGAACTCAATCTCATCAATCATGCTGATAAGGACATCCAGAACTTCGAAAAGGATATCCCCTATACTCCGCGAGTAAGATATCGATCCATTTCTAACTAAAATCATGAGATCCTCAGCAGCGTGAAGAAGTTTAGTCATAGATAAAAAGTTAAATAGCCCAGAAGCACCCTTTAAGGTATGAACCGAGCGAAAGAGCTCATGAATGAGCTCTCTGTTATCGGGGGTCTCTTCAAGCTTAAAT encodes the following:
- a CDS encoding chemotaxis protein CheA — protein: MDTLLKEFILESRDHLQRIGNTLFKLEETPDNRELIHELFRSVHTLKGASGLFNFLSMTKLLHAAEDLMILVRNGSISYSRSIGDILFEVLDVLISMIDEIEFNGSYSDSLAGVAERKCKEIREFMEREGSKEGVLEREVSYSSEGLSKSESLDFSFIPESFRMEAVKRAISGANLFLIQYFPEDGCFYKGEDPFYLFRNLPELIWGRVYLREEPRDPTLIDVYRCIVNFEGLSSAHKDRLVEHFRYVLDQVKFIPVLLESLVFLEGERSNIPLYREFSEEAIRYINSNNKEALKRSIDGLLEFSSPGLFEASALRWMKVLLDYAETDYLIEGLIYSLKTQEQPLFSKGKEKLSPSEWDKLLSILKAQKVVLSKVQKARVEEAKKNILSSVFISIRNSLEALGEKRLLSELESISSKVSVDNLDPLLRWIDGICERETVKAFEEEIKTGEAKEAVIKPSSEERFVAKFLRVEEEKINRFMNLIGELVVAKNAIPYMAQKAENVYGAIELAKEIKSYYGVINRLAEEMQDAIMRIRMIPFSMLFQKFPKFVRDTSRKLNKKVRLLIEGEDVEADKSVVEALYEPLIHLIRNSLDHGIELPEERLAKGKPEEGIILVKARQEADRVVIEVKDDGKGINPELVKRKAYEKGLINEDTLETLSDKEALNLIFLPGFSTLEKASDLSGRGVGMDVVKTTVDRFGGSLEIDSVVDKGTLVRLSLPITMAVTNVMIIGVDGRRFGI